From Hippea alviniae EP5-r, the proteins below share one genomic window:
- the rpoB gene encoding DNA-directed RNA polymerase subunit beta — MAEPLKLQYRMRVNFSKTKKVLEIPDLLRLNINSFKEFVDKNSKREKNLDNALRSIFPIDDVHGRLRLDLVDWEITPPKFSPEECKIKGLSYTGNLILKVRLTQWNIDEHTGEKLDIEDIKEQNIYVGELPLITETGSFIINGVERVIVGQLHRSPGVIFKKLSEFAGRGLFYGQIIPERGSWIEFETETREILSTRIDRKKKFPATILLQALGMDESEILKTFYETIHVKIEDGNIYAKLNESIIGLRADLDIEVNGEVVVKEGKKITTRAFKTLSEANVEYVPIRESDLQGKFLATPLKINVDDEEEIIRPATKLTKEKLSFIKEFDAEFDVVYSKFDDYLILNTLVAAREVLNKRRVALPEGLDDEDVARIFIHTLLRPGEHTSIEDAKRFFENLFFNPERYDVSLEGRIRLNETFNIDVPEDVRVLTKDDLVGIMRHIVLLENDQVYPDDVDSLSNRKVNLVGDQLYREIRNGLLRMQRLIKDKMVMREIDNIMPYDVINTKPVAVAIKDFFATGQLSQFMDQTNILSEISHKRRLSALGSGGLTRERAGFEVRDVHPTHYGRICPIETPEGANIGLISSLAIYANINELGFIETPYRIVKDGRVTDEVVYLSASKEKGHIIAQASAPLNEDGTFKNEYVAARKDGEFVVVRNTEIDLMDVSPNQIVSVAAGLIPFLEHDDANRALMGSNMQRQAVPLIRPEAPLVGTGLEPVVAKYSRYAVVAKRDGKVVRIDDKIYVAVKTEDGYELDVYPLKKFLRSNQDTCFTQTPVVDVGDYVKEGQIIADGPSMDKGELALGKNLVVAFVSWRGYNYEDGITISRRVVEEDLYTSIHIKEFSVYVRDTKFGMEEITADVPNASSETLRNLDKNGIVRIGAYVKPGDILVGKVTPKAETHYSPEEKLLRSIFGEKAANVADSSLRVPPDTSGIVVDVKILHRRGADVNPREKEIIAQEKQKIEKELKNKLKLLQKLKIDSLKEAIIGHAPEEDIKVGSKVFKKGKAINSEELEGLNERELERLLPKGFDLKSLNKHYREMEKSIKEHHNKLIKSIEKESDLPPGVISVVNVYIATKRKLSVGDKMSGRHGNKGVVSKILPVQDLPFLEDGTPVDIVLNPLGVPSRMNIGQIMETHLGWLSKGLGKKIDELLKAGRRDLLRDFIKRIFNSKKAEEFIDSLSDEEIEKYAKEWKNGVHFANPVFEGAKEKDLKYLMDMVGFKELKSEVYDGITGEKFKEPVTVGVMYVLKLHHLVDDKVHARSVGPYSLVTQQPLGGKAQFGGQRFGEMEVWALEGYGAAYTLHEMLTVKSDDVTGRNRTYEAIVKGRPIPLGGVPESFNVLIKEMQALCLDVELLKDIRRR, encoded by the coding sequence ATGGCTGAGCCTCTGAAATTGCAATACAGAATGAGAGTTAACTTCTCAAAAACTAAAAAGGTTTTGGAAATTCCTGACCTTTTAAGGCTTAACATAAATTCTTTTAAAGAGTTTGTAGACAAAAACAGCAAAAGAGAAAAAAATCTGGATAATGCACTTAGGTCCATTTTTCCTATAGATGATGTTCACGGAAGGCTAAGGCTTGACCTTGTGGATTGGGAGATAACACCGCCGAAATTTTCACCAGAAGAGTGTAAAATAAAGGGTCTCTCATATACAGGTAATTTGATTTTGAAGGTTAGACTTACCCAGTGGAACATAGATGAGCATACAGGCGAGAAATTGGACATTGAAGATATAAAAGAGCAGAACATCTATGTTGGTGAGTTGCCTTTAATTACAGAGACTGGAAGCTTTATAATAAACGGCGTTGAAAGGGTTATTGTTGGTCAGCTTCACAGGTCTCCGGGTGTCATATTTAAAAAGCTCTCTGAGTTTGCTGGTCGTGGTCTGTTTTATGGTCAGATTATACCAGAAAGGGGCAGCTGGATAGAATTTGAGACAGAGACGAGAGAGATTCTTTCAACACGCATAGACAGAAAAAAGAAGTTTCCTGCCACTATCCTTCTTCAAGCTTTGGGTATGGATGAGAGCGAAATACTCAAAACATTTTATGAGACTATCCATGTCAAAATTGAAGATGGAAATATATATGCTAAGCTGAACGAGTCAATAATAGGATTAAGGGCAGACCTTGACATAGAAGTAAATGGAGAAGTTGTTGTCAAAGAAGGCAAGAAGATAACAACAAGGGCTTTTAAGACACTATCTGAAGCCAATGTTGAGTATGTGCCAATAAGAGAGTCTGATTTACAGGGTAAATTTTTAGCAACGCCTTTGAAAATAAATGTTGACGACGAAGAAGAGATTATCCGCCCAGCAACAAAACTAACAAAGGAGAAGCTGAGTTTTATCAAAGAGTTTGATGCAGAGTTTGATGTTGTTTATTCTAAGTTTGACGATTACCTTATTCTCAATACGCTTGTTGCGGCAAGGGAAGTTCTGAATAAAAGAAGGGTTGCTTTACCTGAAGGCTTAGATGACGAAGATGTTGCCAGAATCTTTATCCACACACTTTTAAGGCCGGGTGAGCATACATCGATTGAAGATGCAAAAAGGTTTTTTGAGAATCTGTTTTTCAATCCAGAGCGATACGATGTTTCCTTAGAAGGAAGAATAAGGCTCAATGAAACCTTTAATATAGATGTGCCAGAAGATGTAAGGGTTTTAACCAAAGATGACCTTGTTGGCATAATGAGACATATTGTTCTGCTTGAGAATGACCAGGTCTATCCAGACGATGTTGACAGTTTAAGCAACAGAAAAGTCAATCTTGTAGGTGATCAACTTTACAGAGAGATAAGAAATGGCCTGTTGCGTATGCAAAGGCTCATCAAAGACAAGATGGTGATGCGTGAAATCGACAACATAATGCCTTATGATGTCATAAACACAAAACCCGTTGCCGTTGCCATAAAGGATTTCTTTGCTACGGGTCAGTTATCTCAGTTTATGGACCAGACCAATATACTCTCTGAAATATCACATAAAAGAAGATTGTCGGCTTTAGGAAGCGGCGGATTAACAAGGGAGAGAGCTGGCTTTGAAGTTAGAGATGTCCATCCAACCCATTACGGAAGGATATGTCCTATCGAGACACCAGAAGGCGCAAATATTGGACTTATCTCTTCGTTGGCAATATACGCAAACATAAACGAACTGGGCTTTATAGAGACACCTTACAGGATTGTCAAGGATGGAAGGGTTACAGACGAAGTTGTTTATCTGAGTGCATCCAAGGAGAAAGGACATATAATCGCTCAGGCATCTGCTCCGTTGAATGAAGATGGAACATTCAAGAATGAGTATGTTGCAGCAAGGAAAGATGGAGAGTTTGTTGTTGTTCGCAACACAGAGATTGACTTAATGGATGTTTCTCCGAACCAAATAGTCTCTGTTGCTGCAGGCTTGATACCGTTCTTGGAGCATGACGACGCAAACAGGGCATTAATGGGCTCAAACATGCAGAGACAGGCTGTGCCTTTGATAAGGCCTGAAGCTCCGCTTGTTGGAACGGGTCTTGAGCCTGTTGTCGCTAAATACTCAAGATACGCTGTTGTGGCAAAAAGAGATGGTAAGGTTGTAAGAATAGACGACAAAATTTATGTTGCAGTTAAGACAGAAGATGGCTATGAGCTTGATGTTTATCCGTTGAAGAAGTTTTTAAGGTCAAACCAGGATACCTGCTTTACGCAGACGCCTGTTGTTGATGTTGGAGATTATGTAAAAGAAGGCCAAATTATAGCTGACGGTCCTTCAATGGATAAAGGCGAGCTTGCTTTGGGTAAAAACCTTGTCGTTGCTTTTGTCTCTTGGCGTGGCTATAACTATGAAGATGGTATCACGATTTCACGAAGGGTTGTTGAAGAAGACCTATACACTTCAATTCATATAAAAGAGTTTAGCGTATATGTCAGAGATACGAAATTCGGAATGGAAGAGATTACGGCAGATGTTCCAAACGCATCAAGCGAAACCCTAAGAAACCTTGATAAAAACGGTATTGTAAGGATTGGAGCTTATGTAAAGCCCGGAGATATACTTGTTGGTAAGGTTACGCCAAAGGCAGAGACGCATTACTCACCTGAAGAGAAACTTTTACGCTCTATCTTTGGTGAAAAGGCTGCCAATGTTGCAGACTCTTCGTTAAGGGTTCCACCTGACACATCGGGTATCGTTGTCGATGTTAAGATACTTCACAGACGTGGAGCAGATGTAAATCCACGAGAAAAAGAGATAATAGCTCAAGAGAAGCAGAAGATAGAAAAAGAGTTAAAGAATAAGCTTAAACTCCTTCAAAAGCTGAAGATAGACAGCTTAAAAGAAGCAATCATAGGGCATGCACCAGAAGAAGATATAAAGGTTGGTTCAAAGGTATTCAAGAAAGGTAAAGCTATAAACTCAGAAGAGCTTGAAGGTTTAAATGAAAGGGAACTTGAGAGATTGCTGCCTAAGGGTTTTGACTTAAAGTCATTAAACAAACATTACAGAGAGATGGAAAAATCTATAAAAGAGCATCATAATAAACTCATCAAGAGCATAGAGAAGGAGAGCGACCTACCACCGGGCGTTATCTCTGTTGTCAATGTTTATATAGCGACGAAGAGAAAGCTCTCCGTTGGCGATAAGATGAGTGGACGACATGGAAACAAGGGTGTTGTCTCTAAAATTCTGCCTGTTCAGGATTTACCATTCTTGGAAGATGGAACGCCCGTTGACATAGTGCTCAATCCACTTGGTGTTCCTTCCAGAATGAACATAGGTCAGATAATGGAGACGCATCTTGGATGGCTTTCAAAGGGCTTGGGTAAAAAGATAGATGAGCTTCTAAAGGCAGGCAGAAGGGATTTGTTAAGGGATTTTATCAAGAGAATATTCAATAGCAAGAAAGCAGAAGAGTTCATAGACTCTTTGAGCGATGAAGAGATAGAAAAGTATGCAAAAGAGTGGAAGAATGGCGTTCACTTTGCCAACCCTGTCTTTGAAGGTGCAAAAGAGAAGGATTTGAAGTATTTAATGGATATGGTGGGCTTTAAAGAGCTCAAGAGCGAAGTTTACGACGGTATAACGGGTGAGAAGTTTAAAGAGCCCGTGACTGTTGGTGTTATGTATGTTCTAAAACTGCATCACCTTGTTGATGATAAAGTGCATGCAAGAAGCGTTGGACCTTACTCTCTTGTTACGCAGCAGCCTTTGGGTGGAAAGGCTCAGTTTGGTGGTCAGCGTTTCGGAGAGATGGAAGTTTGGGCACTTGAAGGATACGGTGCAGCATATACACTTCATGAGATGCTTACGGTAAAATCCGATGATGTTACAGGAAGAAATAGAACTTATGAAGCTATAGTTAA
- the rplL gene encoding 50S ribosomal protein L7/L12, with translation MAEITKEDVIKFIENMTVVELAEFVKELEDKFGVSAAAPVAAVAAAAPAAGGGEAAAEEKTEFDVVLNKAGDKKIQVIKVVREITGLGLKEAKALVDSAPKAVKEKVSKEEAEQIKAKLEEAGAEVEIK, from the coding sequence ATGGCAGAGATTACAAAAGAAGATGTTATTAAATTTATTGAAAATATGACAGTTGTTGAGTTGGCAGAGTTTGTTAAGGAGCTTGAAGATAAGTTTGGCGTAAGTGCTGCTGCTCCTGTTGCTGCTGTAGCTGCTGCTGCACCTGCTGCTGGCGGTGGTGAAGCTGCTGCTGAGGAGAAGACAGAGTTTGATGTTGTTCTTAACAAGGCAGGAGATAAGAAGATCCAGGTCATCAAGGTTGTAAGAGAGATAACGGGTCTTGGCCTGAAAGAGGCAAAAGCATTGGTTGACTCTGCTCCAAAGGCAGTAAAAGAGAAGGTAAGCAAAGAAGAAGCTGAGCAGATTAAGGCAAAATTAGAAGAAGCTGGCGCTGAAGTTGAGATTAAATAA
- the rplJ gene encoding 50S ribosomal protein L10 — MKRERKVELADRLRERLKEAKILIAASYTGLTVAEMEAIRNAVKEQGCTFNVIKNNIVKKAVEGTAWESMTEQLKGPNAFALGFDDPAVLAKIMVEKAKEYGKLEIKFGSLEGKLLTADDIKALSKLPPKEVLVAQLLGTMKAPISGFVNVLAANIRQLLYVLKAIEEKKAKEN, encoded by the coding sequence TTGAAGAGAGAGCGAAAGGTTGAGTTAGCCGACAGGCTAAGGGAGAGACTGAAGGAAGCTAAGATCCTTATAGCTGCAAGCTATACGGGTCTTACGGTGGCAGAGATGGAAGCCATCAGAAACGCCGTCAAAGAGCAGGGTTGCACCTTCAATGTTATCAAAAACAACATTGTTAAAAAGGCTGTTGAGGGCACAGCTTGGGAGTCGATGACAGAACAGCTAAAAGGCCCGAATGCCTTTGCTTTGGGTTTTGATGACCCTGCGGTGCTTGCCAAGATTATGGTTGAAAAGGCTAAAGAGTATGGCAAGCTTGAGATTAAGTTTGGTTCATTAGAAGGCAAACTCTTGACGGCAGATGATATTAAGGCTTTGAGCAAGTTGCCACCAAAAGAGGTGCTTGTTGCACAACTGCTTGGCACTATGAAGGCTCCAATTTCTGGTTTTGTCAATGTTTTAGCGGCAAACATAAGGCAGCTTCTGTATGTGCTTAAAGCAATAGAAGAGAAAAAAGCAAAGGAAAATTAA